One Rosa chinensis cultivar Old Blush chromosome 5, RchiOBHm-V2, whole genome shotgun sequence genomic region harbors:
- the LOC112167299 gene encoding fatty acyl-CoA reductase 1 isoform X1 yields the protein MGLDSILGYLQNKTILITGATGFLGMVFVEKILRVQPNVKKLYLLVRASDTKSATHRMQDEIIGKELFRVLREKWRTDFDSFISEKVVALPGDVTFENLGVKEPRLMEELYNEIQIIFNSAATTNFDERYDISLAVNTFGVLQVLSFANKCFKLQILLHVSTAYVCGERAGLILEDSSSMDKMVKEMGNFDFEAVEKGLVQEKLNELKAIDASEEVVTNTMKDFGIKRARLYGWPNTYVFTKAMGEIFLQRSKDNLPLVVVRPTIVTSTYKEPFSGWIQGFRTIDSVIAGYCKGKLTCLLVDPARVLDMIPVDMLVNSIIIAMVANANQSSGNIIYHVGSSLRNPLNFFQMHNFIFQYFTKNPWLDKDGKPVIVTKGTVLTTMATFRMYMNIRYMLPLKGLKFMNKAFGQYFQEIYVNYSRKLNLVMRLVELYEPYMLFKGIFDDTNTEKLWRTARDSFIEVESFNFDATCIDWEEYIMHTHIPGLLKHVLIK from the exons ATGGGGTTGGACAGCATACTAGGTTATCTGCAGAATAAGACCATTTTGATCACTGGTGCGACCGGCTTCCTTGGAATGG TCTTTGTGGAGAAAATTCTAAGGGTGCAACCAAATGTGAAGAAGCTCTATCTTCTCGTAAGAgcctctgataccaagtcagcAACACATCGCATGCAAGATGAG ATTATAGGGAAGGAATTGTTCAGGGTTCTGAGGGAGAAATGGAGGACAGATTTTGATTCTTTCATTTCCGAAAAAGTTGTTGCTCTCCCAGGAGATGTCACTTTCGAGAACCTCGGAGTGAAAGAACCCAGATTGATGGAAGAACTATACAATGAAATACAGATAATATTCAACTCTGCAGCCACCACCAACTTTGACGAAAG ATATGATATTTCACTGGCGGTAAATACTTTTGGAGTTCTGCAAGTGTTAAGCTTTGCGAACAAATGTTTCAAACTACAGATACTTCTCCATGTATCAACTG CTTACGTGTGTGGGGAAAGGGCGGGGCTCATACTAGAAGACTCATCTTCAATGGATAAGATGGTAAAGGAGATGggtaattttgattttgaagcaGTGGAAAAGGGCCTTGTGCAGGAGAAATTGAATGAACTAAAAGCAATAGATGCTTCAGAAGAAGTTGTTACGAACACAATGAAGGATTTTGGCATTAAAAG GGCTAGACTATATGGATGGCCAAACACGTATGTGTTCACGAAAGCAATGGGTGAAATATTTCTACAACGCTCGAAAGACAATTTGCCTCTTGTGGTCGTACGTCCAACAATAGTTACTAGCACTTACAAAGAACCATTTTCCGGTTGGATCCAAGGTTTCAG AACTATTGATAGTGTAATTGCTGGTTATTGCAAAGGCAAGCTGACATGCTTGCTTGTCGATCCTGCAAGAGTACTCGATATG ATTCCTGTTGACATGTTGGTAAATTCAATAATCATAGCAATGGTGGCAAATGCAAATCAGTCTTCTGGAAATATTATTTATCATGTCGGATCCTCACTGAGAAACCCTTTGAATTTCTTTCAAATGCACAACTTTATCTTCCAATACTTCACCAAGAATCCATGGCTTGATAAGGATGGTAAGCCTGTCATTGTTACCAAGGGTACAGTATTGACGACTATGGCTACTTTTCGCATGTACATGAATATTCGCTACATGCTACCTTTGAAG GGATTGAAGTTCATGAACAAAGCATTCGGCCAGTATTTCCAAGAGATATATGTCAACTATAGTCGGAAACTCAACTTAGTCATGCGCTTGGTAGAGCTATACGAACCCTATATGCTATTCAAAGGAAT CTTTGATGACACCAATACAGAGAAGTTGTGGAGGACTGCAAGGGACAGTTTCATAGAGGTTGAAAGTTTTAATTTTGATGCGACATGCATAGATTGGGAAGAGTACATCATGCATACTCACATTCCTGGCCTCCTAAAACATGTTTTGATCAAATGA
- the LOC112167299 gene encoding fatty acyl-CoA reductase 1 isoform X2, producing MQIIGKELFRVLREKWRTDFDSFISEKVVALPGDVTFENLGVKEPRLMEELYNEIQIIFNSAATTNFDERYDISLAVNTFGVLQVLSFANKCFKLQILLHVSTAYVCGERAGLILEDSSSMDKMVKEMGNFDFEAVEKGLVQEKLNELKAIDASEEVVTNTMKDFGIKRARLYGWPNTYVFTKAMGEIFLQRSKDNLPLVVVRPTIVTSTYKEPFSGWIQGFRTIDSVIAGYCKGKLTCLLVDPARVLDMIPVDMLVNSIIIAMVANANQSSGNIIYHVGSSLRNPLNFFQMHNFIFQYFTKNPWLDKDGKPVIVTKGTVLTTMATFRMYMNIRYMLPLKGLKFMNKAFGQYFQEIYVNYSRKLNLVMRLVELYEPYMLFKGIFDDTNTEKLWRTARDSFIEVESFNFDATCIDWEEYIMHTHIPGLLKHVLIK from the exons ATGCAG ATTATAGGGAAGGAATTGTTCAGGGTTCTGAGGGAGAAATGGAGGACAGATTTTGATTCTTTCATTTCCGAAAAAGTTGTTGCTCTCCCAGGAGATGTCACTTTCGAGAACCTCGGAGTGAAAGAACCCAGATTGATGGAAGAACTATACAATGAAATACAGATAATATTCAACTCTGCAGCCACCACCAACTTTGACGAAAG ATATGATATTTCACTGGCGGTAAATACTTTTGGAGTTCTGCAAGTGTTAAGCTTTGCGAACAAATGTTTCAAACTACAGATACTTCTCCATGTATCAACTG CTTACGTGTGTGGGGAAAGGGCGGGGCTCATACTAGAAGACTCATCTTCAATGGATAAGATGGTAAAGGAGATGggtaattttgattttgaagcaGTGGAAAAGGGCCTTGTGCAGGAGAAATTGAATGAACTAAAAGCAATAGATGCTTCAGAAGAAGTTGTTACGAACACAATGAAGGATTTTGGCATTAAAAG GGCTAGACTATATGGATGGCCAAACACGTATGTGTTCACGAAAGCAATGGGTGAAATATTTCTACAACGCTCGAAAGACAATTTGCCTCTTGTGGTCGTACGTCCAACAATAGTTACTAGCACTTACAAAGAACCATTTTCCGGTTGGATCCAAGGTTTCAG AACTATTGATAGTGTAATTGCTGGTTATTGCAAAGGCAAGCTGACATGCTTGCTTGTCGATCCTGCAAGAGTACTCGATATG ATTCCTGTTGACATGTTGGTAAATTCAATAATCATAGCAATGGTGGCAAATGCAAATCAGTCTTCTGGAAATATTATTTATCATGTCGGATCCTCACTGAGAAACCCTTTGAATTTCTTTCAAATGCACAACTTTATCTTCCAATACTTCACCAAGAATCCATGGCTTGATAAGGATGGTAAGCCTGTCATTGTTACCAAGGGTACAGTATTGACGACTATGGCTACTTTTCGCATGTACATGAATATTCGCTACATGCTACCTTTGAAG GGATTGAAGTTCATGAACAAAGCATTCGGCCAGTATTTCCAAGAGATATATGTCAACTATAGTCGGAAACTCAACTTAGTCATGCGCTTGGTAGAGCTATACGAACCCTATATGCTATTCAAAGGAAT CTTTGATGACACCAATACAGAGAAGTTGTGGAGGACTGCAAGGGACAGTTTCATAGAGGTTGAAAGTTTTAATTTTGATGCGACATGCATAGATTGGGAAGAGTACATCATGCATACTCACATTCCTGGCCTCCTAAAACATGTTTTGATCAAATGA